The following is a genomic window from Sphingobacterium spiritivorum.
ATTTGAGTATCCTCTTCCTAACGGGCTGTATAAGGTCGGATTTGAAAAGCTGAAGATCAATACGGAAGAACAGAATATCCTGCTGACTAAGGTCTCTTATGTCCCGCAGTTAAAAAAGGATGCCTTCTACAAAAAGAAAGGCTCCGGAGGTTCTATTGCATCGCTGCGGTTTGATACGGTTCGTTTTGAAAATCTGGACTTCAAAAATCTCATGCGAAACAAGCAACTGACAGCCAGACGTGCGCAGATCAGAAACGGATCGGTAGTGATCTCATCAGATAAGCGCTATCATAGTCCTTCTGAAAACAAGATTGGGCAGTCTCCGCATCAGAAGCTGCTCCAATTAAAGGGATTGCTTCGGTTAGATACAGTGCTGGTTGAAAATGTGGATGTGACTTATTCGGAGTTTAGTAATAAATACCTGAAAGAAGGCTCTATTTCCTTTGATCATACTAGGGGCTACCTGACGAATGTAACCAATGACTCTGTAGCCCTGAAGAAAGATAAGTGGATGAGGGCAAATCTGAGCAGTAATATAATGGGCTCCGGATTATTAAAAGTCGAATTTGGATTTGATATGCTGAGCAAGCAGGGTGAACATACGTATAAGGGTTCGGTGGGAGCGATGAATGCTACAGCATTTAACAGAATCCTGCGGCCGCTGTTAAATGTGGAGATTGCATCCGGGAATATCAAAAGAATCAATTTTGATTATAAAGCCAATGACTACCGCAATTGGGGAACATTCAAATTCGATTACAATCATCTAAAAATAAATATCCTGAATGAACAAGGCAAAGGTGAAGAGAAGGTCTCTAAGCGTGCTATTTCTTTTTTAGTCAATAGTTTTATTCTGAATGACAGTAATCCTGATGCAAATGAAATTTATCATGTAGGAAATGTTAATTACAAGCGTGTCCCGCAATATCCTTTTTTCAAAACATTATGGCAAAGCTTGCTGGCCGGAATCAAACAATGTGTAGGAATGACTCCTGAGCGTGAGGCAAAGCTTATGGGGAAGGCCGAAACGGCAACGGAAACAATCAGTAAGACCAAGAAATTCTTCAATTCTATCTTCAAAAAGAAGGATAAGAAAGAAGAAGATAAAAAGGAAAAGAAATAAACGAAAGGAGGTGGCTATCTTTGCTACCTTACAGTTGCAGCAGAAAAGAGGATGTTAGGTTTCTTAAAGTTTATTTTTAAATACAAAAACAAGATAATAGACATTTGCATGTTCTATGTGAGCATGATCTGTGCATTTGCCGTTATTTTGCATGTGGGATATATAACAGATCCTAAGATTGCGAAAGTATTCGAAGTTGTTATACACGGAATGTTCTTTGGTTTGTTCCTGTTAGAAGGATTTCGTACCGTATCATCGATATTAGTTCAAAAGAGAATCGGGGTTTCCAATATTTCCGGACTTGTAATCATTGGCTACTTTTTCTTTATCACTCTTGCCCGGCTTTCCGGACTTGAATCGCTTTCATTTTTTAATAAAGAAGAGTGGATATATCTGGGAATATATCTCATCTTTTTATCTGCGTTATCAAAAAACAGTTTGTTTTTTGATAACTTCTACTTTAATCCTACGATCCTTTTTGTTATCAGTTTTTTAGTGCTGATCCTGATCGGTACTTTGATTCTTATGCTGCCCCGCACCACTTTAGTCGCTCCTTTGACTTTTATAGATGCCTTATTTATGGCAACGAGTGCAGTATGTATTACAGGACTGTCGGTGACAGATATATCTTCTAATTTTTCCATGTTCGGACAGACCGTGATTCTGGTTCTTATCCAGATCGGTGGATTGGGAATTATGACCTTTACTGGTTTTTTCGGGTACTTCTTTTCAGGTGGATTTTCTTTTAAAAATCAACTTATGTTTGGGGAGATACTGGAAGAGAATAAACTTAACTCCGTAATCAGTACTTTGCTGACTATTATTTTTATTACACTGTTATTCGAATTTATAGGTGCTGTTTCTATTTATTTTACGCTAGATCCAACCCTGTTTAATTCTATTGGTGATCAGGTTTTCTTTTCCATTTTTCATGCTGTCTCTTCATTTTGTAATGCCGGGTTTTCTATTCTTCCGGATGGTATACAGCATGCAGATTACCGATACAATTACAATTTTCAATTGGCGCTCGCCATGATATTTGTTTTCGGAGGACTGGGCTTTGGAACAGTTTACAATTTCTATACCTATGCAAAAACAAAGGTTCAGGCGCTGTTTTGCAAGCTGATCTTAAAACGCAGTTATGTTCATAAACCCTGGCCTTTCAGCTTTAATTCTAAATTTATACTGATTTGTAATCTTATCCTTGTCGTGTTGGCGACCAGTTCTTACTTTCTGTTTGAATACAGCAATACGCTTCAGCAGGATGAGACCTGGTATGGCAAGATCGTATCCGCTTTTTTTATGACTAATGCTTCCCGGTCAGCCGGCTTCAACAGTATAAATCTTAATTTTTTGAGTGGGCCTACCGTAATTATGGTGACCTCTTTGATGTGGATCGGAGCCTCTCCGGGATCTACCGGCGGAGGTGTGAAAGTGACGACTGTGGCTATTGCATTATTGAATATTTTATCTCTGGCAAGAGGAAAAGATTCTATAGATATTTTCAAAAGAAGGATCATTCCTGAGTCTGTAAATAAGGCGTTTGCCATTATATTGCTTTCAGGAGTTACGATTGGAATTTCTTTTGTCCTGCTCAATCTTTCAGATCCCGGCAAAGGAATGAAAGAGCTTCTTTTCGAAACGGTATCTGCTTATACGACCTGTGGACTTTCTTTGGGTGTCACTCCATCGTTGAGTCCAGCCAGTAAGATTATCATTATCTTCACTATGTTTGTCGGGCGTGTGGGTACATTGACTCTGCTTGTTGCGTTTATCAAAAATATGCGGAATAGAAATTACGTCTATCCGAGTGAAAAAATATTATTCTAATTTATCAGCATGAAATATATTGTATTAGGATTAGGACATTTTGGGAAATCGTTGGCGATACACCTCACCGAGTTGGGACATGAGGTAATCGGTGCCGATAAAAATCTTACGATTGTAGAACAATTGAAGGATCGGGTGACTCATACGGTATGTATGGATACTACAGACCGTGATTCAGTGAGCGCTCTGCCACTAAGAGACAGTCATGCTGTTATAGTGGCCATTGGTGAAGACGAGGGCGCTTCGATGCTTACTACGGCCTTATTGAAGCAGCTTCACGTGAAACGTATTATTGGTCGTGTAGTATCTGATTTGCAGAAGACAGTTATGGAAGCAATGGAGATTGACGAATACATCATGCCGGAGGAAGAGGCTGCGGAAAGGCTGGCGATGCGTCTGGATAATATTGACATCGTAGATTCCTTCAAAATCTCGGATAAATACAGTATTGTAGAGACTAAAGTACCCGCTAAATATATCGGGATGACGCTGGAACAGGCGAATCTGACAAATAGTTATGGGGTGATTGTACTTACTACGATCAATCAGCGGGATGTACAGGAAAAAGGCAAAAACGTGAAAGTGAAAGAAGCAACAGGAATTGCCAAATCTGATACCATGCTCAGGGAAGAGGATTTGCTCGTCTTATTCGGAGAACTTTCCAATATTAAAAAACTGATTCAAAAAAGCGAATAGCTGACAACTTCTGAGAATGTCACACAGGGAAAAAGGATTTCATGTCATACAACACTGAAATCCTTTTTTGTTATTCTGACGAATTTTAAAATGATTTGTATATTTTTGGAGCTTAATCATTACATACAACCTATTTAGAGTACATGAAAAATTGGTTTAAGGAAAATGCAGTACACTTTGCGATTGTCGGAATCTTCATCGTTATGGTGTTTTTTTATTTTACACCTATATGGCAGGGTAAGACTTTGGCACAACATGATGTGCTGCAGGCAGAGGCAAGTCAGAAAGAATTATTTGATTATAAAGCCAAGGACGGACATGCGCCCAACTGGACAAATTCTATGTTTGGAGGTATGCCCACCTACCAGATCTGGGCAGAGCATAGCAGCAATGTCGGCACCTATATATCCAGAGGTTTAAAAACAGTTTTTCCAACACCAATAGATGTTGTATTGCTGTATCTAATAGGAGCGTATTTTTTGTTCTGTGTCCTGAAGGTTAGGCCATGGCTAGCTGCGGTAGGTGCAATAGCTGTCGCATTTACATCCTATAATTTTATTTATATAGAAGCCGGACACGTGAATAAGGCTTATGCTATTGCTTATATGGCGCCTATTATCGGGTCTATTATTCTGTGCTATCGGGGCAAATTTCTATTAGGCGGAGCTATTCTGGCTTTGTCAATGGCTTTAGAAATCCGTGTCAACCATATTCAGGTTACATATTACCTGTTTATTGCCTTGTTAGTATTGGTCGGTATCGAACTTTACCATGCGATCAAAGAAAAGAGAATCAAGGGGTTCTTACAGGCAAGCGGCGTTCAGTTAACCGCTGTTATTCTTGCGGTGCTGGTCAACGCATCTGTATTATATCCTACTTACGAATACAGTAAATATTCTACCCGTGGTAAGGCCAATATTATCAAAGTCGATGAGACAAATGAACAAAAAGGGCTGGATAAACAGTATGCATATGACTGGAGTCAGGGTGTGGGGGAGACCATCACATTTTTGATTCCTAATGCTTACGGAGGTCGCTCGCAAGGAGTTCTGGATGAAAATTCACATGTTGCCAAACTTTATGAATCGAAAGGTGCTTCTGCTATGCAGGCTGCACAAATCGCAAAGCAGATGCCGTCATATTGGGGTGAAAAACAATTTACTGCAGGTCCCTGGTATTTTGGAGCAAGTATATTATTTCTGTTTGTTCTGGGGCTATTCATAGTCAGAGGGCGTATTAAGTGGTGGATCCTGGGAGCTACAGCACTTATCATCTTCCTTTCATTTGGTCGTCATCTTCCTTTTATTTCGGATTTGTTTTTTGACTACTTCCCGATGTATAATAAGTTCAGAGCTGTAGAATCCATATTGGTCATTGCGGCATTGCTGATCCCAATACTGGCTATATTATGTATCAATGAGTTGATCAACCGTTCTTCTGAAATCAAAAATCTAGATAAGAAAGTACTCTACACTTTCATAGGTGTAGGAGGTTTGTGTCTTTTGATCGCATTAGTTCCGGAGATGTTCCTGGGCCTCCGTAATTCTAAGCATCAGGATCTTGTGGAGATATTTACACAGCAGATCGGAGATCGTACTGTTGCAAACGAAA
Proteins encoded in this region:
- a CDS encoding AsmA family protein, with the translated sequence MKPVWKWVIGVVAFLIIAVVSASWYLSIHWKPIVEDQLKEAIKDASDSLYTLKYDDLDINPGLGNVVVKNVELIPDSNVYKQMDQRKEAPNNRVHIKVSKLKIVSFNIIDILKKKKLKIESIEFESPKIHLMNEYHAYNDTVSTKPQKTLYESVKKFLNTIQIGGIKVEDISFKYTQLDKGRSSHMEIEKVNLRVRDVLIDSTSISDSLRFYHTKMIELEVPKFEYPLPNGLYKVGFEKLKINTEEQNILLTKVSYVPQLKKDAFYKKKGSGGSIASLRFDTVRFENLDFKNLMRNKQLTARRAQIRNGSVVISSDKRYHSPSENKIGQSPHQKLLQLKGLLRLDTVLVENVDVTYSEFSNKYLKEGSISFDHTRGYLTNVTNDSVALKKDKWMRANLSSNIMGSGLLKVEFGFDMLSKQGEHTYKGSVGAMNATAFNRILRPLLNVEIASGNIKRINFDYKANDYRNWGTFKFDYNHLKINILNEQGKGEEKVSKRAISFLVNSFILNDSNPDANEIYHVGNVNYKRVPQYPFFKTLWQSLLAGIKQCVGMTPEREAKLMGKAETATETISKTKKFFNSIFKKKDKKEEDKKEKK
- a CDS encoding potassium channel family protein, with the translated sequence MKYIVLGLGHFGKSLAIHLTELGHEVIGADKNLTIVEQLKDRVTHTVCMDTTDRDSVSALPLRDSHAVIVAIGEDEGASMLTTALLKQLHVKRIIGRVVSDLQKTVMEAMEIDEYIMPEEEAAERLAMRLDNIDIVDSFKISDKYSIVETKVPAKYIGMTLEQANLTNSYGVIVLTTINQRDVQEKGKNVKVKEATGIAKSDTMLREEDLLVLFGELSNIKKLIQKSE
- a CDS encoding YfhO family protein, producing the protein MKNWFKENAVHFAIVGIFIVMVFFYFTPIWQGKTLAQHDVLQAEASQKELFDYKAKDGHAPNWTNSMFGGMPTYQIWAEHSSNVGTYISRGLKTVFPTPIDVVLLYLIGAYFLFCVLKVRPWLAAVGAIAVAFTSYNFIYIEAGHVNKAYAIAYMAPIIGSIILCYRGKFLLGGAILALSMALEIRVNHIQVTYYLFIALLVLVGIELYHAIKEKRIKGFLQASGVQLTAVILAVLVNASVLYPTYEYSKYSTRGKANIIKVDETNEQKGLDKQYAYDWSQGVGETITFLIPNAYGGRSQGVLDENSHVAKLYESKGASAMQAAQIAKQMPSYWGEKQFTAGPWYFGASILFLFVLGLFIVRGRIKWWILGATALIIFLSFGRHLPFISDLFFDYFPMYNKFRAVESILVIAALLIPILAILCINELINRSSEIKNLDKKVLYTFIGVGGLCLLIALVPEMFLGLRNSKHQDLVEIFTQQIGDRTVANETVTALVKDRASLASKDAWRSFFIVALTFGLIWFYLKKKLNYTVLVVALGVIFLADLWSVDKRYLNDDSFANPSSTRIPEREVDQLIRLDQDPSYRVLDLTTNAFSDATASYFHKNLGGYHAAKMMRFQEILEHQFNGALNEDVLDMFNVRYLITADPSNGAQKVVRRSSAPGNAWFVDKVTFVKDNAQEMQAIGSFDPKKEAFVNQEFKDKIDAGRLGLPVNSSITLTSYHPDTLKYEYTAPNDAFAVFSEVFYDKGWKAYIDGKETQIIRADYILRALQVPGGNHKIEFIFAPESVKTTNILSAIASVILVLGLAGAVWYGVRQDKKKGPESEKPKRTN
- a CDS encoding TrkH family potassium uptake protein; this encodes MFYVSMICAFAVILHVGYITDPKIAKVFEVVIHGMFFGLFLLEGFRTVSSILVQKRIGVSNISGLVIIGYFFFITLARLSGLESLSFFNKEEWIYLGIYLIFLSALSKNSLFFDNFYFNPTILFVISFLVLILIGTLILMLPRTTLVAPLTFIDALFMATSAVCITGLSVTDISSNFSMFGQTVILVLIQIGGLGIMTFTGFFGYFFSGGFSFKNQLMFGEILEENKLNSVISTLLTIIFITLLFEFIGAVSIYFTLDPTLFNSIGDQVFFSIFHAVSSFCNAGFSILPDGIQHADYRYNYNFQLALAMIFVFGGLGFGTVYNFYTYAKTKVQALFCKLILKRSYVHKPWPFSFNSKFILICNLILVVLATSSYFLFEYSNTLQQDETWYGKIVSAFFMTNASRSAGFNSINLNFLSGPTVIMVTSLMWIGASPGSTGGGVKVTTVAIALLNILSLARGKDSIDIFKRRIIPESVNKAFAIILLSGVTIGISFVLLNLSDPGKGMKELLFETVSAYTTCGLSLGVTPSLSPASKIIIIFTMFVGRVGTLTLLVAFIKNMRNRNYVYPSEKILF